A genomic window from Sulfurimonas paralvinellae includes:
- the mobA gene encoding molybdenum cofactor guanylyltransferase MobA, whose translation MFDIPCVIFAGGKSSRMGEDKALLPFASYKTLTEYQYTRLSKFFTNVYISCKNSKNFDFSAQFIEDNKAVKLFAPTAGFLAAFKTLNTDAFFALSVDAPFVDEIIISKLIHADDPAVDATIARTPEGLQPLCGIYHRSLENEFQKMLEEENHKLGYLLKNAHTNTITFHDTTPFLNMNHPDDYKKALQLLKTSNY comes from the coding sequence ATGTTCGACATCCCCTGCGTCATCTTTGCAGGTGGCAAAAGTTCGCGAATGGGAGAGGACAAAGCGCTTCTCCCTTTTGCTTCTTACAAAACACTCACCGAATATCAATACACCAGACTCTCCAAGTTCTTTACAAATGTTTATATCTCTTGTAAAAACAGCAAAAATTTTGACTTTAGCGCTCAATTCATTGAAGATAATAAAGCGGTGAAACTCTTTGCACCGACAGCCGGTTTTTTAGCAGCGTTTAAAACCTTGAACACAGATGCCTTTTTCGCTCTCAGCGTTGATGCTCCTTTTGTCGATGAAATAATTATCTCCAAACTAATTCACGCGGATGATCCGGCCGTCGATGCGACGATTGCCAGAACACCAGAAGGGCTGCAACCACTTTGCGGTATTTATCACAGAAGTCTCGAAAATGAGTTTCAAAAAATGCTTGAAGAAGAGAACCACAAGCTTGGATATCTTCTCAAAAATGCACATACCAATACCATCACATTTCATGACACAACACCTTTTTTAAATATGAACCATCCCGATGATTACAAAAAAGCACTCCAGCTCCTAAAAACTTCAAATTATTAA
- the moaC gene encoding cyclic pyranopterin monophosphate synthase MoaC, protein MNLTHLDENQRPKMVDVSDKNATTRVAVASGIIEMSQDAYNAIVSEKTKKGPVLQTAVIAAIMGTKQTSTLIPMCHPLNLSGINCDVEELPELPGFKLTVTAKLTGQTGVEMEALTGTSIGLLTIYDMVKAIDKGMIIRNVQLESKSGGKSGDFKR, encoded by the coding sequence ATGAACTTAACACATTTAGATGAAAACCAAAGACCGAAGATGGTCGATGTGAGTGATAAAAATGCCACAACAAGGGTTGCTGTTGCCAGCGGTATTATAGAGATGAGTCAAGATGCCTATAATGCGATTGTCAGCGAAAAGACAAAAAAAGGGCCGGTTCTTCAGACTGCCGTTATAGCAGCCATTATGGGAACAAAGCAGACAAGCACACTCATTCCGATGTGCCATCCGCTGAATCTCTCAGGCATCAACTGTGATGTCGAAGAGCTACCCGAACTGCCAGGATTCAAACTGACAGTAACTGCAAAACTGACAGGACAGACAGGTGTGGAGATGGAAGCACTCACCGGTACATCTATAGGGCTGCTTACGATCTACGATATGGTAAAAGCAATAGATAAAGGGATGATTATCCGTAACGTTCAGCTTGAAAGTAAATCAGGAGGCAAAAGTGGAGACTTTAAACGATAA
- a CDS encoding HP0495 family protein — translation METLNDKLAGKKLELEYPCNWCYKVIASEKETLEKAVKDVIEEREHKLTTSNTSKGGKYVSMNLDLLVHNEDDRQFIYDALKRHQDIKMVL, via the coding sequence GTGGAGACTTTAAACGATAAACTCGCAGGGAAAAAACTGGAACTCGAATATCCGTGCAACTGGTGCTATAAAGTCATTGCAAGTGAAAAAGAGACGCTTGAAAAAGCGGTCAAAGATGTTATTGAGGAACGAGAGCATAAGCTGACAACGTCCAATACATCAAAAGGCGGAAAATATGTCAGTATGAATCTTGATCTGCTTGTGCATAACGAGGATGACAGACAGTTCATCTATGATGCCCTCAAACGTCATCAAGATATAAAAATGGTACTTTAA
- a CDS encoding DUF6781 family protein has product MQKEELQKKLQEAYNKRYKTIEKRVSSALHDAQLDEENLSLEEIKTIANLFIEKETQQLEDDVEKLLEQKEAIERALEKKSEELQEKKYEVFHALEEEFAADKTVLVKLHQIKLQSIDLYDILSEMVESAIITALEKDSDGDITEPTKEVIKEITFESIKEGSLNTIRVRKILSTILATAIEVAEATPNRAEEILSATLKGMRSGLIQSIDRFKKRLAYMPVEAKHILIEDYDTIIEDLNQTDTLFSQVVVTQASESSQMIRKILIDLNSAMQYDLEELVHISKETAEVMKERFSSLAKMAVKKADSALKSPKAKEAKRMGIQAFSVAKEALGQAIKSAKDAIDKK; this is encoded by the coding sequence ATGCAAAAAGAAGAACTACAGAAAAAACTGCAAGAAGCCTATAACAAAAGATATAAAACGATTGAAAAAAGAGTCAGCAGCGCACTACATGATGCACAATTAGATGAAGAGAATCTCTCGCTTGAAGAGATCAAAACGATTGCAAATCTTTTTATAGAAAAAGAGACTCAGCAGCTTGAAGATGATGTTGAGAAACTCCTTGAACAAAAAGAGGCGATTGAGCGGGCATTAGAGAAAAAATCAGAAGAGCTGCAAGAGAAGAAATATGAAGTCTTTCATGCACTTGAAGAAGAGTTCGCAGCCGATAAAACAGTATTGGTCAAACTGCATCAGATTAAACTACAATCAATTGATCTCTACGATATCCTCTCTGAAATGGTAGAATCTGCCATCATTACCGCACTTGAAAAAGACAGTGATGGCGATATTACAGAACCGACAAAAGAAGTCATCAAAGAGATCACCTTCGAGTCCATTAAAGAAGGTTCTCTCAATACCATACGTGTCAGAAAAATTCTATCGACTATTTTAGCTACAGCCATTGAAGTAGCCGAAGCGACACCAAACAGAGCCGAAGAGATTCTCAGCGCGACGCTCAAAGGAATGCGTTCCGGACTTATTCAATCCATAGACAGATTTAAAAAACGTCTTGCTTATATGCCGGTTGAAGCAAAACATATCCTTATCGAGGATTATGATACCATCATAGAAGATCTCAATCAAACCGATACACTCTTCTCTCAAGTCGTTGTCACGCAGGCGAGTGAAAGCTCACAAATGATCAGAAAGATCCTCATCGATCTTAACAGTGCGATGCAGTATGATCTTGAAGAGCTTGTGCATATATCCAAAGAGACGGCTGAGGTGATGAAGGAGCGTTTCTCATCTCTTGCAAAAATGGCTGTCAAAAAAGCGGATTCCGCACTCAAGTCACCAAAGGCAAAAGAGGCAAAACGCATGGGCATTCAAGCCTTTTCTGTCGCTAAAGAGGCTTTAGGCCAGGCGATTAAGTCTGCAAAAGATGCCATAGATAAAAAGTAG
- a CDS encoding DUF2231 domain-containing protein gives MMLHPATAHFAMVLPVVASVFGVIYLFIKTEGMSKISSRATLIAALAVIGVWYTGNQAGPQIFEFLSPDGKHELLEHKALGLYLAIAMAVIALIKIAGCKMKKFGIEALAIILLLGATGTIFLQGKHGGEIVYNYGMPFKAYMMQSTLNEAAATAEDTDDDSEKVEAYEDAIDEINSISEEVDAVYGNKPAEDNEGEDE, from the coding sequence ATGATGTTACACCCAGCTACCGCTCACTTTGCCATGGTTCTTCCAGTCGTCGCTTCTGTTTTTGGAGTGATCTATCTTTTTATAAAAACGGAAGGTATGTCAAAAATATCTTCACGCGCAACACTTATCGCTGCACTTGCAGTCATAGGTGTTTGGTATACCGGAAACCAGGCCGGTCCTCAGATCTTTGAATTTTTAAGTCCTGATGGAAAACATGAACTGTTGGAACACAAAGCACTTGGGCTCTATCTTGCAATTGCAATGGCCGTTATCGCACTTATTAAAATTGCCGGCTGCAAAATGAAAAAGTTTGGCATCGAAGCACTTGCCATTATTCTTTTACTTGGTGCCACAGGAACTATTTTTCTTCAAGGAAAACATGGTGGAGAGATCGTATATAATTACGGAATGCCTTTTAAAGCATATATGATGCAGAGTACACTGAACGAAGCTGCCGCAACTGCTGAAGATACAGATGATGATTCGGAAAAAGTAGAAGCTTATGAAGATGCCATCGATGAGATCAACTCAATCTCTGAAGAAGTAGATGCAGTTTATGGGAACAAGCCTGCTGAAGATAATGAAGGCGAAGACGAGTAA
- the soxC gene encoding sulfite dehydrogenase has product MDIKKSQQDLGSLNEKSTSTDRRDFLAKSAALSVTALAGTALLSSNAQADDPAIVEPTTWGTKWGDPVTKNLYGMPSKYEHNVTRRYTKLLASGNYRASIAVTPIQESMGIITPNGLFFSRCHGGVAHIDPNEHRLMITGLVEKPLVLTMKELKRYPSVTRTHFIECPANGGQEWRGPQYNSVQFAKGFMSCAEWTGVYVKDILADLGVKPDARWMLAEGGDSSKMGRTIPMEKVLDDAMIVWGQNGEALRPEQGYPIRLLVPGWEGNLCVKWLRRLDFASEPWYCKEETSKYTVLKPTGKAIQHFYANEVNSTVTSPSPEIDWSDLKDGDTVEIEGLAWSGMGTITGVDISFDGGRNYVQAELKGLVLPKCWTRWSYVHTYKKGEELLLTSRAMDDAGYIQPTIDQEELVVGVEAVYHRNAVETWKVEKDGKITHVEVRSQLDRKPNGELFVEGKA; this is encoded by the coding sequence GTGGATATTAAAAAATCTCAACAAGACTTAGGCTCTTTGAACGAAAAGAGTACAAGTACTGACAGAAGAGACTTTTTAGCAAAATCAGCAGCACTCTCAGTGACTGCTCTTGCTGGAACAGCTCTTCTATCATCAAACGCACAAGCAGATGATCCGGCTATTGTCGAACCAACTACTTGGGGAACAAAATGGGGTGATCCTGTAACAAAAAATCTTTACGGAATGCCTTCAAAATATGAGCATAACGTAACAAGAAGATATACAAAACTTCTTGCTTCTGGAAACTACAGAGCTTCTATCGCAGTTACTCCTATTCAAGAATCAATGGGAATCATCACGCCAAACGGTCTTTTCTTTAGCCGTTGTCACGGTGGTGTTGCTCATATTGATCCAAATGAGCACAGACTGATGATCACCGGCTTGGTAGAAAAACCTCTTGTTCTTACTATGAAAGAACTTAAGCGCTACCCAAGTGTTACACGCACACACTTTATCGAGTGTCCTGCAAATGGTGGTCAAGAGTGGAGAGGTCCTCAATACAACTCAGTGCAATTTGCAAAAGGTTTTATGTCTTGTGCAGAATGGACAGGGGTATATGTTAAAGATATCCTTGCAGACTTAGGTGTAAAACCGGATGCAAGATGGATGCTTGCAGAAGGTGGAGATTCATCTAAAATGGGAAGAACTATTCCTATGGAAAAAGTCCTTGATGATGCAATGATCGTTTGGGGACAAAATGGTGAAGCACTTCGTCCTGAGCAGGGTTATCCTATCCGTCTACTTGTTCCGGGATGGGAAGGAAACCTTTGTGTTAAATGGCTCCGCCGTTTAGATTTCGCAAGTGAACCTTGGTACTGTAAAGAAGAGACTTCTAAATATACGGTCTTAAAGCCTACCGGAAAAGCTATCCAGCACTTCTATGCGAATGAAGTAAACTCAACTGTTACTTCTCCATCTCCAGAAATTGACTGGTCTGATTTAAAAGACGGTGATACTGTAGAGATAGAAGGTCTTGCATGGTCAGGCATGGGAACTATCACGGGTGTTGATATCTCATTTGACGGTGGTAGAAACTACGTTCAAGCTGAACTCAAAGGCTTAGTGCTTCCAAAATGCTGGACACGCTGGAGCTATGTTCATACATACAAAAAAGGTGAAGAACTTCTTCTTACATCTCGTGCTATGGATGATGCAGGCTACATTCAACCTACAATCGATCAAGAAGAGCTTGTAGTTGGTGTAGAGGCAGTTTACCACAGAAATGCGGTTGAGACTTGGAAAGTTGAAAAAGACGGAAAAATAACTCACGTAGAAGTACGCTCTCAATTGGATCGTAAACCAAACGGCGAGCTATTTGTTGAAGGGAAGGCGTAA
- a CDS encoding c-type cytochrome, which produces MFKLNKKLLVSISAAAALSLGLSACMDNASPAGASTPTKVGIDGGLTYPVVNGKTGPYHVNEKAHSGAIKFGRKPTEKEYEEWNSDVMADGTGLPEGEGTAEEGSDIYDEKCVMCHGDFGSGGGGYPSLAKGNAYELHETLKNQRIKPDTDGPVRVFGTYWPQASTLWWYIKDAMPHPMTDSLTDNEVYALVAYILNTNEMEIDGQEVDDEYVLNREKFLKIKMPNRDGFEPKIEGPQGPENVRKFFANPKNFGAQKVKPSERCMHNCQEPTAKVVYIQNGGIKDFHPPLSDVRDLPKEENKGFDAAKSYEANCAMCHGAEGMGAPVLGDKAAWSAVLTKGKAKVYSNGIHGINGMPPKGGASLSDNDFKSVVDYIINKSK; this is translated from the coding sequence ATGTTTAAATTAAATAAAAAACTATTAGTATCAATCTCTGCAGCTGCAGCCCTTTCATTAGGACTCTCTGCATGTATGGACAATGCTTCACCTGCAGGTGCAAGTACACCTACAAAAGTTGGCATTGACGGTGGTCTTACATATCCGGTTGTCAATGGGAAAACAGGTCCTTACCATGTAAATGAAAAAGCACATAGCGGTGCTATCAAATTCGGTCGCAAACCGACAGAAAAAGAGTATGAAGAGTGGAATTCAGACGTAATGGCTGACGGTACTGGCTTACCAGAAGGTGAAGGTACGGCAGAAGAAGGTTCTGATATCTATGATGAAAAATGTGTTATGTGTCACGGTGACTTTGGTTCAGGTGGCGGTGGTTATCCATCACTTGCAAAAGGAAATGCTTATGAATTGCATGAAACACTGAAAAACCAAAGAATCAAACCAGATACTGATGGTCCGGTTCGTGTATTTGGTACATACTGGCCACAAGCAAGCACTTTATGGTGGTATATCAAAGATGCTATGCCTCATCCAATGACTGATTCACTTACAGATAATGAAGTTTATGCTCTTGTTGCATACATTTTAAATACAAATGAGATGGAAATCGATGGTCAAGAAGTAGATGACGAGTATGTACTCAATCGTGAGAAATTCTTGAAGATCAAAATGCCAAACAGAGATGGTTTTGAACCAAAAATTGAAGGACCGCAAGGACCGGAAAATGTTCGTAAGTTCTTCGCAAACCCTAAAAATTTCGGTGCTCAAAAAGTAAAACCGAGTGAGCGTTGTATGCATAACTGTCAAGAGCCAACTGCAAAAGTGGTTTACATTCAAAATGGCGGTATCAAAGACTTCCATCCACCACTAAGCGACGTGCGTGATCTTCCAAAAGAAGAAAATAAAGGTTTCGATGCTGCAAAATCATATGAAGCAAACTGTGCAATGTGTCATGGTGCAGAAGGCATGGGTGCTCCTGTCCTTGGAGACAAAGCGGCATGGTCAGCTGTTTTAACTAAAGGAAAAGCTAAAGTTTACTCTAATGGTATTCATGGTATAAATGGTATGCCTCCAAAAGGTGGTGCAAGTTTATCAGATAATGATTTCAAATCTGTTGTTGATTATATTATCAACAAAAGCAAATAA
- a CDS encoding thiosulfate oxidation carrier protein SoxY has translation MERRQFLSMTLGAVALAAVPASVRAEDFRKSKPTVWTAKTVDDAIKAMYGSTALTMEGVKLKAPDVASNGGAIPVDFSTDKDITSIAVFQDANPEAAVMVAESTKYSVNKYSIKIKMAKSGTITVVAQGKDGKLYAAKKTLDVALGGCEG, from the coding sequence ATGGAAAGAAGACAATTTTTAAGTATGACTTTAGGTGCTGTAGCTTTAGCTGCAGTTCCGGCAAGCGTAAGAGCGGAAGATTTCAGAAAATCAAAGCCAACTGTATGGACAGCAAAAACTGTTGATGATGCTATCAAAGCTATGTATGGTTCAACTGCATTGACAATGGAAGGTGTTAAACTAAAAGCACCTGATGTTGCAAGTAACGGTGGAGCAATTCCTGTTGATTTTTCAACTGACAAAGATATTACATCTATCGCTGTTTTCCAAGATGCCAACCCAGAAGCAGCTGTAATGGTTGCAGAGTCAACTAAATATAGTGTAAACAAATACTCTATCAAAATCAAAATGGCTAAATCTGGTACTATTACTGTTGTTGCTCAAGGTAAAGACGGTAAGCTTTATGCTGCTAAGAAAACTTTAGATGTTGCTCTTGGTGGATGTGAAGGTTAA
- the soxZ gene encoding thiosulfate oxidation carrier complex protein SoxZ: protein MAGIKAKAKLKNGSVSVKAMIKHPMMTYNMAEKKTGSRDNANFITHLTATLNGEVVADMSTSQFLSKNPIFKFQFKGIGAKGDKVELVAVDLKGKTYKGKAKIK, encoded by the coding sequence ATGGCTGGAATTAAAGCAAAAGCAAAATTAAAAAATGGTTCAGTTTCTGTTAAAGCAATGATCAAACACCCTATGATGACATACAACATGGCTGAGAAAAAAACAGGAAGCAGAGATAATGCAAACTTCATTACACACTTAACTGCGACACTTAATGGTGAAGTAGTAGCAGATATGTCAACTTCACAGTTCTTATCTAAAAACCCTATCTTCAAATTCCAATTTAAAGGAATCGGAGCAAAAGGCGATAAAGTAGAGCTAGTAGCAGTTGACCTTAAAGGAAAAACGTACAAAGGTAAAGCTAAAATTAAATAA